A segment of the Catenuloplanes nepalensis genome:
CGCCCCGGTGCGGTGCTCGCGCAGCAGGTGCAGCAGGATCGCGGCGTGGCCGCCGGCCCGCTGATCCGGCACCGGCATCGCCCGCCACGCGGCGAAGAGCGGCAGGCCGGCCGGGTCCGCGGCCAGCACCACCCGCCGGCACAGCTCGATCAGCCGGGCCAGCCGCGGGAACGTGGAGAGCCGCTCCACGCCCCAGCGCGCGCACTCGGTCAGATGCTCGGCCGCTATCTTCGACGGCGGCAGCACGGTCGCGGCCGCGTCCCAGCCGTCCGAGACCGCGTCCGGCGCTATGAAGCCCAGCGCGGCGGCCACCGTGTCGGCCCGCACGTCGCCGAGCGCGCCACCGCGCGCGGCCACGTAGTACGCCCAGCCGGAGAGACCGAGCCGCCGCGCGCGCTGCAGCGTCAGCGGGTCCTCCGCGAACGCCCCGCCGAGACGCAGTATGTGCGCCTTCGCGGCAGCCGCCGCCTGGTCGGGGGTCACGCGCCCGATTCTGCCTTGGCCGGACCGCCGCGGTCAGTCCTGCCCCGGCGTGCCGCACCTTTCCGCCCGCCGCTGTCGGCGAACGGCGCCGCAGGCTCGACGAACGGTCCTGCGCCGCTGTCCGGGGTCGCTTCCAGCGCGGCCGCGGTGTCCCCGTGCCGGCGCCGGGCCGCGCTCGCGCCCCGCTCCGCGGTCTTGCGCGCCAGTCTCCGCCGGCTCACCTCGTGGTCGGCCTCGTTGCGCTCGGCCTGGAGCGCGGCGATCCGCTCGGAGAGGTCCGCGACCGCGGCGACGGCGGCCCGCTCGGCGTCCTGAGCGGCCGCGAGTCCCGCCTCGGCCCGCTCCCGGTCGCGCAGCGCCTCCCGCTCGGCCCGCTCCAGCGCTCGTCGCGCGGCGGCCTCGGCCGTCCGGGCGGACGACCGGCCGGCGATGACGGTACGGCGGGCCGGCTCGTCCTGCCGATCCAGGCCGCGCGCGGCAGCGGGACGGACGGCCGCGTCACCGGATCCGGTCGCAGCAGCGGGTCCGGTCGCAGCGCCGAATTCGGTGGCGTCGCCGGGTCCGGTCGCACCGCCGGGTTCGGGCGCCGTTCGCCGCCCGGATCCGCTGCGGCGGCTTCGCACGCTCCCGTCCGCGTGACCCGTCGCCGCACTCGGTCCGGCCGCCGTGCGGGCCCGCCGGGCGCGCCCGCCGCCGGTGTTCCGGCCCTCTCCGGCGCTCTCGTCGCCGAGCACACCGTCCTCGGTCGGCGCCGTGTCCTCGGCGGGCACTATGTCCTCGGCGGGCGCGGTGTCCTCGGCGGACTCCTCGTCCGCGGCCGTGACCAGGCGCAGCCGGGGGCGGGGCACCTCGCCGAAGCCGGCGTAGGAGACCGGCCGCAGCAGCCGCCCGGACCGCACCGACGCCGAGATCTCCTCATCGGACAGTGCGGCGTTCAGAGTGTCCTCGACCTCGTTCAGCGGCAGTTTCGCGGTGGAGGCGCCGGCCGCGCCGGCGAGCGTGCGCACCTCCGCCACCAGCGACGCCACCACCCGGCGCCGCTGCGCCGAGAGTTCGCGCAGCTCGGCGCCGCGCAGCTCGCGCTGTGCCGTGCGCATCTCGCCGGCCAGCGCGGCCAGGTCGGCCAGCAGTTCCGGGCGGCGGATGGCCAGCAGGTTGACCAGCCAGGCCGCGATCACCGGCTTGCGCAGCGCGGCGATCTCCTTCGCCCCGGCCGTGTCGCCACGCGCCCGCGCCTCGGCCACGGCCTCGTCCCGGGCTGCCGTGAAGCGCTCCGGCGGCTCGCCGTAGAGGCGCCGGAGCAGGTCCGCGCCGAGGCTCACGACACGGTCGTCCCGGGCTCGAGACGGGCGTACTCGAAGTCCAGCAGCAGGTTCAGGTTGCGGTTGACCACGGCCAGGCCGATCTCGCTGAGCAGCGCCTCGTGCAGCGCGAACGCCCGCCGCGGGTTGACCTCGCGGCCGAAGTCGACGGCCTCGGCCATCCGCATCCACGGCCCGGAGATCGGCAGGAACAGCGTGTCGACGTCGGCGTCCGGGATCGCGAACGAGTCGCCCGGGTGGTAGACGTTCGTGCCGTCCGCCTCGACCAGCCAGGCCAGGTTCGGCACTCGCGGGATGTCCGGGTGGATGATCTGGTGCGCGCCGCCGTGCGCGCTCACCGCGAAGCCGGCCGCCTCGATCGACTCGCCGGGCTGCACCGTGGTGATCACGCTGGTCAGCTCCGGCAGCGCGGCCGCGACGCCCGGGTGCGCGAAGACCGGCACGCCGCGCTCCTTCACCGCGGCCACGATCCGCTCCGGCTCCGCGTGGTCGATGTGCTCGTGCGTGATCAGGATCGCGTCCGCACCGTCCAGCGCGGCGCGTTCACTGAACGCGCCCGGGTCGATGACCAGCACGCCGCCGTCGCGCTCCAGCCGGACACAGGCATGGGTGAACTTCGTGATCCGCATCGACGCCTCCTTCTGGCCGTGGCCGTCCCGCAGCCGAAACGTGACGCTACCGAAGGTTCGCGCACGGAACCCGTTCATCCGCCGGGTGCGTCTGACCGGTCACGCACGCGCCGCCGCGGCGCGGACTCACGAGGGGATCCGACAACCATGGCCACGGTACGACGACAGCGCGCACTCGCCGCGTTCGGCGCGACGGGTCTGGCGCTCACACTGGCACTGGCCGGCTGCGGCGCGGACGGCTCGGACGAGGTCACCAGCACCAGTGCCGGTGAGGCACCGGCCGCCGCACCGGCCATGCCGCAGCAGGGGGGCGCCGCGCCGGACACCGCCGGCGGCGCGACCGGCAGCGGCACCCAGGAGGCCGCGCCCGGATCCGGCGGCGGCGCCCCCGTGATCAACCGAGACGTGATCTACACCGGCTCGGTGACGATCCGGGTCGCGGACGTCGACGCACAGGCCGAGGAGGCCATCCGGCTGACCGAGGTCGCGGGCGGTTTCGTCGGGGCGGACGCCCGGTCCACCGACGTCAACTACGCGAACACGCCGTTCGAGAAGGCCACGATCACGCTGCGGATCCCGCGGGACGGGTTCTACGACGTGCTCGGCAAGATCTCCGCGCTCGGCAAGCAGGAGAGCCGGAAGATCGACGCGCAGGACGTGACCGAGGAGGTCGTCGACCTGGATTCGCGGATCGCCAGCCAGCGCGCGCAGGTGGAGAGCGCCCGCAAGCTGCTGGCTCAGGCGAAGTCGCTGAACGACCTGGTGTCGCTGGAGAACGAGCTGGCGCGGCGGCAGGCCGAGCTGGCGTCGCTTGAGGCGAAGCGGGACCGGCTGAAGGACCTGGCCGC
Coding sequences within it:
- a CDS encoding SCO6745 family protein — translated: MTPDQAAAAAKAHILRLGGAFAEDPLTLQRARRLGLSGWAYYVAARGGALGDVRADTVAAALGFIAPDAVSDGWDAAATVLPPSKIAAEHLTECARWGVERLSTFPRLARLIELCRRVVLAADPAGLPLFAAWRAMPVPDQRAGGHAAILLHLLREHRTGAHLIAARVSGLSPLEAVISGPEGEAGAVAYGWQPPYPKVPPLVRRRLWADAVTDRIAGQAYEVLSLAERAELLGLLESATALIWPDD
- a CDS encoding MBL fold metallo-hydrolase; the protein is MRITKFTHACVRLERDGGVLVIDPGAFSERAALDGADAILITHEHIDHAEPERIVAAVKERGVPVFAHPGVAAALPELTSVITTVQPGESIEAAGFAVSAHGGAHQIIHPDIPRVPNLAWLVEADGTNVYHPGDSFAIPDADVDTLFLPISGPWMRMAEAVDFGREVNPRRAFALHEALLSEIGLAVVNRNLNLLLDFEYARLEPGTTVS
- a CDS encoding DUF4349 domain-containing protein; translation: MATVRRQRALAAFGATGLALTLALAGCGADGSDEVTSTSAGEAPAAAPAMPQQGGAAPDTAGGATGSGTQEAAPGSGGGAPVINRDVIYTGSVTIRVADVDAQAEEAIRLTEVAGGFVGADARSTDVNYANTPFEKATITLRIPRDGFYDVLGKISALGKQESRKIDAQDVTEEVVDLDSRIASQRAQVESARKLLAQAKSLNDLVSLENELARRQAELASLEAKRDRLKDLAALSTLTVELVQDTVPPPPAEEPEDRGFLFGLKNGWDSFLTFGAVVLTVVGVLLPWAAGVGLPLVLLVLLWRRLRPRRPVVAAAPAPAAPPAAAP